Proteins encoded together in one Plasmodium vivax chromosome 6, whole genome shotgun sequence window:
- a CDS encoding hypothetical protein (encoded by transcript PVX_001980A; Apicoplast targeted protein. Curated by Stuart Ralph, Walter and Eliza Hall Institute of Medical Research, Australia.), protein MWLTIILALLIFIECVAVVYVPSYVESRLSKIKRNKFLNMENFENIASGAILALAFMHMLPEVITLLNKKNINLYYTFTLILVSVTFLNITDILYDHHLEHSFDINDTLESENQNNSITSLSERKNDANCVSNDINEIVDLEIRALDDKKDKSNKCKNNFLFDVFKSNTFIIVLSLFIHSFIEGLLMGSLKDQKAIAIVGLSMLAHKWAECLIVYKNVVNKIENTFLANIYAWSFILSLPLGVFIAMFSFPSNEFVEIIFSSIACGFFLYLSFNMTKEIKITRSNKYLISFSYFLGVSGMSALMIIFNSFENANVV, encoded by the exons ATGTGGTTAACAATAATTCTAGCCCTTCTCATCTTCATTGAATGTGTTGCAGTTGTGTATGTCCCGTCCTATGTAGAGAGCAGATTgtccaaaataaaaagaaataaatttttaaacatggaaaattttgaaaatattgcAAGTG GTGCAATATTGGCCTTAGCTTTCATGCATATGCTACCAGAAGTTATTACTctattaaacaaaaaaaatattaatctTTATTACACCTTCACTCTAATACTTGTATcagtaacatttttaaatataacaGATATACTGTATGATCACCATTTAGAACACAGCTTTGATATTAATGACACACTAGAATCTGAAAATCAAAACAATTCTATTACAAGTTTAAGTGAAAGAAAGAACGACGCAAACTGTGTGTCCAAtgatataaatgaaatagtAGACTTGGAGATCAGAGCATTAgatgataaaaaagataaaagcaacaaatgcaaaaataactTTCTTTTTGATGTATTTAAATCGAACACCtttattattgttttaaGTCTCTTTATCCATTCTTTCATAGAAG GTTTACTTATGGGGAGCTTAAAAGACCAAAAGGCCATTGCAATTGTGGGCCTTTCCATGTTAGCGCATAAATGGGCAGAATGCTTGATCGTGTACAAGAATGTCGTCAACAAAATAGAG AACACCTTTTTGGCGAACATATATGCGTGGTCCTTTATACTGTCTTTACCATTAGGAGTTTTTATTGCAATGTTTTCTTTCCCATCAA ACGAGTTTGTGGAAATAATCTTTAGCTCAATTGCTTGTGGCTTTTTCTTATACCTCTCCTTCAAC ATGACGAAGGAAATCAAGATAACTAGAAGTAACAAATATCTCATATCTTTTAGTTATTTCCTTGGAGTTAGTGGCATGTCAGCTTTGATGATAATATTTAACTCTTttgaaaatgcaaatgtTGTTTAA
- a CDS encoding hypothetical protein, conserved (encoded by transcript PVX_001970A): MYEVYYLNEQEEFEKSKENGEIHSSLILKNRCVNMEKKKKVVEENTYEGGYTIWECTWEMLKFLHKEGIDFRSKNVLELGCGHGLVGIKVLLDEGNVVFQELNKEVINDVLLPNIRKNLNIKMKRKKLKDKKNFMKIHSQIFKCTIINKPWKKLNKKIRKKQLNPFDFIIGNEILYRKENYYQILKILKQNMGYNGKAYFGTKSYYFGFEDEGAGTNSFLDYVNNNEHFNFSARVVQTNSDKSVYSKDIIEVTFSRMDEVTCQMEEMDLEVV; the protein is encoded by the exons ATGTACGAGGTTTACTACCTAAATGAACAGGAAGAATTCGAAAAGTCGAAAGAAAATGGCGAAATCCACAGCTCCCTGATTTTGAAAAACCGTTGTGTTAatatggagaaaaaaaaaaaggtggttGAGGAAAATACGTACGAGGGGGGATACACCATCTGGGAATGCACGTGGGAAATGCTGAAATTTCTGCACAAAGAGGGGATCGACTTCAGGAGTAAGAATGTCCTGGAGCTAG GCTGTGGACACGGGCTGGTCGGCATAAAGGTCCTCCTGGACGAAGGAAACGTCGTCTTCCAGGAACTGAACAAAGAAGTGATTAACGACGTGCTGCTGCCCAACATAAGGAAAAAcctgaacataaaaatgaagagaaaaaaactcaaggacaaaaaaaacttcatgAAAATACACAGCCAAATCTTCAAATGCACCATCATCAACAAACCCTGGAAAAAGCTGAATAAGAAAATCAGGAAGAAACAATTAAACCCATTTGATTTTATCATAGGAAACgaaatattatatagaaaGGAGAATTAttatcaaattttaaaaattcttaaGCAGAACATGGGGTATAATGGGAAGGCGTATTTCGGCACCAAGTCCTATTACTTCGGCTTTGAAGACGAGGGGGCCGGTACCAACAGCTTCCTGGACTACGTGAATAACAACGAGCACTTTAACTTTTCCGCTCGCGTTGTTCAGACCAATTCGGACAAGTCCGTGTATTCGAAGGACATCATAGAGGTGACCTTCTCCCGCATGGACGAGGTCACCTGCCAGATGGAAGAGATGGACCTGGAGGTCGTGTGA
- a CDS encoding hypothetical protein, conserved (encoded by transcript PVX_001975A) has product MRKAGDNHKHVFKRESDSSKITKLMRNISPLFFMSEFLYILFLRYNDYILSTRYKAQISEDVRKNIYNILILLYFLKPFFAFLTDNVYFNINNVVSFLTRKLHEFGNFLQNCFYYCTSTVCNGKYIFFKIFFSNKYMKDGVSSGSLFLRKAGLGKYSYIDNFVHLPLNRKYYIVLSEFSTTFLLLFIYFFNNKMNCFSYLSVVFLVSSQMLLSSCVFEGIVVERCRRQIHVEKIFYISYVMCIKIFCSLILYYMYILKVSIYLLILKSFAIFVISCLCSEETLLLNSSFKMQRNIIQKSENGGVHVKNTVDLLSQLALLKKLLFKENLFKILFLLILFNSSIDTKFSMLQYGVQNYRWPHSLINYIPLVSQSSKLIGISIFQLYTNRRSYRSYAMITILCNVMLKIASFLFLYYNKSTYVSPFLFLLNIIVQNISIKILALPILLLCIEKAPLNLESTLLNIYIFCFNLSNLISKRYFMWNLILHMSKNVFIILLLSFLTTCSSLLYYFNLSLDSLNSVNASMSCLNEKEDLHLKLSKYDRKNYAPPPSDDLFDTFEKKNSSKKFVRFREENIKTEKCKKEPNRSKPNLFKIAPNYSSDSDDNQWLIIDNLKGNGRKTYGEQSHLNISNMML; this is encoded by the exons atgaggaaggcTGGAGATAACCACAAACACGTTTTTAAGCGGGAAAGTGACAGCTCAAAGATAACTAAGCTGATGAGAAACAtatcgccccttttttttatgagtgaatttttatacattctatttttacgttataatgattatataCTGAGTACCCGATATAAAGCACAAATAAGTGAAGACGTGAGGAAAAACatttacaacattttaatactgctgtactttttaaaacctttttttgcatttttaacgGATAATGTGTactttaacataaataatgtaGTCTCCTTTTTGACGCGAAAGTTGCACGAATTTGGAAATTTTCTGCAGAATTGTTTTTATTACTGTACTAGTACAGTGTGTAAtgggaaatatattttttttaagatattttttaGCAACAAATATATGAAGGATGGAGTTTCTTCggggtccctttttttaagaaaagcAGGTCTGGGGAAATACTCCTACATAGACAATTTTGTGCATTTGCCGCTAAACAGGAAGTATTATATCGTTTTAAGCGAATTTAGCACCACGTTTTTGCTgctctttatatatttttttaataacaagATGAACTGCTTTTCCTACCTGTCTGTGGTCTTTTTGGTTTCGAGTCAAATGCTCCTATCGTCTTGTGTTTTTGAAGGAATCGTAGTCGAGCGATGCAGAAGGCAGATACACGTTGAGAAAATATTCTACATATCCTACGTGATGTGTATAAAGATTTTTTGCTCCCTTATCCTGTActacatgtacattttaaaagtcAGCATTTACctattaattttgaaaagctTCGCCATCTTCGTCATTTCGTGTCTCTGTAGCGAAGAAACTCTTTTGCTAAATTCGAGCTTTAAGATGCAACGCAACATAATACAGAAGAGTGAAAATGGAGGGGTGCATGTGAAAAACACAGTGGACTTACTTTCGCAACTTGCTCTTCTGAAGAAGCTGCTCTTTAAGGAAAATCTCTTCAAaatacttttccttttaattctGTTCAATTCGTCCATTGACACGAAGTTTTCGATGTTGCAGTACGGTGTGCAGAATTACAGATGGCCGCATTCCCTGATTAACTACATCCCCCTGGTGTCCCA aTCCTCCAAGCTGATAGGAATCTCCATCTTCCAACTGTACACAAACAGAAGAAGCTACAGAAGCTACGCGATGATAACGATATTGTGCAACGTAATGCTGAAGATAGCTAGCTTCCTATTTTTGTACTACAACAAGAGCACGTACGTGAgccccttcctcttcctaCTTAACATAATCGTTCAGAACATCTCCATCAAAATTTTGGCCCTCCCCATACTGCTCCTGTGTATAGAAAAGGCGCCTTTAAATTTGGAGTCCACCCTCCtcaatatttacattttttgtttcaactTGTCCAATTTGATTAGCAAAAGATACTTCATGTGGAATCTCATTTTGCACATGTCGAAgaatgtttttataattctgCTCCTCTCCTTCTTAACCACGTGTAGCAGTTTACTCTACTACTTTAACCTCTCCTTAGATTCGTTAAACAGCGTAAATGCGTCGATGTCATGTTtgaacgaaaaggaagatcTCCATTTGAAATTAAGTAAATATGATaggaaaaattatgcacCTCCCCCTTCGGATGATCTGTTTGATAcgtttgagaaaaaaaattcttccaaAAAGTTTGTTCGCTTTAgggaagaaaatataaaaacggaaaaatgcaaaaaggaacccAACAGGAGTAAAcccaatttgtttaaaatcGCGCCAAATTACAGCTCCGATAGTGATGACAATCAGTGGCTCATAATTGACAATTTGAAG gGGAACGGAAGGAAAACGTACGGAGAACAGAGCCACTTGAACATTTCAAATATGATGTTGTAA